The Streptomyces sp. B3I8 nucleotide sequence GCGCACAGACGATCGGGGGTGCGGCTTCGCGTGCTCGCTGCGCTCACAGGTATCGCTTCTCTCCTACGCCGTCTCACGGGTGCGCCGGCCTTGGCGGGGGTGCGGACGGAGCGGACCGAAGGGCCGCGTCGACGTCCGCGCCCGATCGCACTCGGGCGCACCTTCAGCCATCCATTCTGCGGGATGGCGAGGAGGCGCGCGGCCGAGAACAACCGCCGGGGCGCGCAAGGCACGCTACCTGTTCTCGGCCGCCCGGCCCACACCGGCGCCTCCGGCGGGGACGGATCCACGGGTACGGCACGGTCACGAAAGGGGCGCGGAAAACCGCGCAAAACGGGACCAAGTCCCATACGGGGGCACAGGGGCGGAGCCCCCCGAGGACGGGAAGGGCAAGGGCGGCGGGGGGCGGGAAAAAGCCAGAGCCACACCCCGTGCCGCCCCCGCACCGCACCCCGTACCACTCCCCCCGCCGCACGCCACTCCCACCGATAGGGCCGGTAACCGCGCTACCCCGGCCCATCCCGGGGCACTATGACGGGGTGGCAGCCGCGAGGCCGCCCCGGGACACCCCCGCACAGGACCCGTCCCGGGCCGGCGAGGACCGATGCGGCGGGCCGGGCCGCGTGCGCGGTTCCGCCCGCAGGATCGGCCGCGCCCTCCACTTCCCCGTGACCGGGACCTACCGCGGCATCCGGCGCGCCACCCACGCCCAGGGCGCCGGAGAGTCCGGTCTCGCCAAACTCATCGAACTGCACGCCGTGAACGGCGCCGGCGACGTCATGGTCACCGTCGCCCTCGCCTCCACCGTGTTCTTCTCCGTCCCCACCGACGAGGCCCGCGGCCGGGTCGCCCTCTACCTCGCCATCACGATGGCCCCCTTCACGGTCCTCGCCCCCGTGATCGGCCCCCTCCTCGACCGCCTCCCGCACGGCCGCCGTGCCGCGATGGCGGCGGCCATGCTCGCCCGGGCGCTGCTCGCCCTGCTGCTGTCCGGGGCGGTCGCCACCGGCAGCCTGGAGCTGTACCCGGCGGCCCTCGGCGTACTGGTCGCCTCCAAGGCGTACGGCGTCGTCCGCAGCGCAGTCGTGCCACGTCTGCTGCCGCCCGCGTTCTCGTTGGTCAAGGCGAACTCCCGGGTGACCCTGGGCGGACTGCTGGCCACCGGTGTGGCGGCGCCGATCGGGGCGGGGCTGCAGGCGCTGGGCCCCCGCTATCCCCTCTACGGCGCCTTCCTGATCTTCGTCGGCGGCACGTTCCTGTCGTTCTCGCTGCCGCGCAAGGTCGACTCGGCGAAGGGCGAACACCTCGCCCTCCTCGCGGCGCGGAACCACGGACCCCACAGGCCCCACAGGCCCCATGAAGACCACGGGCCCCACGGGGCGCAGCCACCGCCCCCCGACACGCCCGGCCCGCCCCCCGGCTCCGCACCGACCGGAACC carries:
- a CDS encoding MFS transporter, whose translation is MAAARPPRDTPAQDPSRAGEDRCGGPGRVRGSARRIGRALHFPVTGTYRGIRRATHAQGAGESGLAKLIELHAVNGAGDVMVTVALASTVFFSVPTDEARGRVALYLAITMAPFTVLAPVIGPLLDRLPHGRRAAMAAAMLARALLALLLSGAVATGSLELYPAALGVLVASKAYGVVRSAVVPRLLPPAFSLVKANSRVTLGGLLATGVAAPIGAGLQALGPRYPLYGAFLIFVGGTFLSFSLPRKVDSAKGEHLALLAARNHGPHRPHRPHEDHGPHGAQPPPPDTPGPPPGSAPTGTTPSATAGSAATGSAAGSAAAGSTAGSARDAPTEYATTGKAARRRPGLRTVGSTVIHALTANASLRCLSGFLIFFLAFLLREQPLAGSSAAVSLGIVGVAAGTGNALGTMVGAWLKARGPEVIIVTVVAVVLAVAITAAVFFGTVLVACLAAFAGCAQALGKLSLDALIQRDVPEEVRTSAFARSETSLQMAWVLGGAIGIVLPLNGVLGMSVGAAIVATGLLATVHPLWTTARRGPHVGTTSCVPDSLRP